The genomic window CGGCTGGCGAGCGGGACCGAGATCCGGCGGGTGCTCGAAGAGGATTTCCGGCTCACCCCGCCCGAAGAGCCGAGACTCGACGATCTCCTGGAGGCGATAGCCGCAGGTGGGTGCCCCAGCTCCTCCTCCCGATCGGGGAAACCCGGATAGGGCGAAGGGGACAACGCCCGTAATCTTTCCCCTTTCTCCGGGTGGCCAAAGAGGGAATCTTCTTTTGATGGCTCGCCCGATGGCCGGCGCTTCCGGTTTCCGGCTCTTTGCCGCTCTTTCCCTGCTCCTTTTCCTCGGGGCTCCCTCCCTCCCTGCCAAGAGCGGGCGCGCCCTCTTCCTCGAGAACTGCTCGGTCTGCCACGGGTCCCGCGGAGAAGGGCTCGATTCCATCCCGCCTTTACGGAACTCTCCCTGGGTGACGGGCGATCCGGATCGGCTCATTCACATCGTCTTGAACGGCTACGCCGGGAGGATCCGCGTCGGGGAGGAGGAGTACCGGGGCCGGATGCCCTCCTGGAGAACGAGGCTCGATGACGATCAGGTGGCTTCCCTCCTCTCCTATCTGCGCTCCGAATGGGGGGGAGAGGAGATCACCGCCGAAGCGGTCGCGGCCGTTCGCCAGAAGACCAAGGGCGAGCCGACCACGGGAGCCTTTTCCGGCTGCATGGGAGGTCGAGGCGGGATGGGGCACGGACATCGCCAGGGAATGGGATGCGGGATGGGAGGCTGCGGCGGCGGGAGATGATCCCCCGGCCCCGCTACGGACGGAGCAGCAGCAGGGCGATTGCGGTCGGCAACAGCGCTCCCGCGGCCAAGCCGAGAGGGGAGATCCCGTTGGGGAAGTATCGGCTCAAGAGGGCCT from Methylacidimicrobium sp. B4 includes these protein-coding regions:
- a CDS encoding cytochrome c; protein product: MAGASGFRLFAALSLLLFLGAPSLPAKSGRALFLENCSVCHGSRGEGLDSIPPLRNSPWVTGDPDRLIHIVLNGYAGRIRVGEEEYRGRMPSWRTRLDDDQVASLLSYLRSEWGGEEITAEAVAAVRQKTKGEPTTGAFSGCMGGRGGMGHGHRQGMGCGMGGCGGGR